A stretch of the Synechocystis sp. PCC 7338 genome encodes the following:
- a CDS encoding glycosyltransferase family 2 protein, with amino-acid sequence MANRITGASDFLPKISIITPSFNQAQFLEATIESILSQNYPNLEYIIIDGGSNDGSIDIIKKYEKYLSFWCSEPDAGQYDALNKGFCHSKGEIMSWLNSDDMYLPWALRTVADIMISLPDVEWLTTLSPGGWDYHGFCSGFGSVPGYSREAFLDGCYLPYKNNSNFMAWIQQESTFWRRSLWDRSGGLINSNLKLAGDFDLWSRFYLHADLCATPSPLGGFRHQHTQRSRDINKYIEESLFSLLIARESVNWKPNFSQSKLLLTAKRVPKLKTLIKSKWGYQGKKIIRKKSDYQDGYWEVETYRF; translated from the coding sequence GTGGCTAACCGAATAACAGGTGCAAGTGATTTTTTGCCAAAAATCTCAATAATCACCCCGTCTTTTAATCAAGCTCAATTTCTAGAAGCAACAATTGAGAGTATACTGTCACAAAATTATCCTAACCTAGAATATATAATCATTGATGGCGGCTCAAATGATGGAAGTATAGATATCATTAAGAAATATGAAAAATATCTTTCTTTTTGGTGTAGCGAACCAGATGCGGGGCAATATGATGCCCTCAACAAGGGATTCTGTCATTCTAAGGGAGAAATTATGTCTTGGCTTAATAGTGATGACATGTATTTACCTTGGGCTTTAAGAACAGTCGCTGACATCATGATTTCCCTGCCTGATGTGGAATGGTTAACAACGCTTAGTCCGGGTGGATGGGATTATCATGGATTTTGTTCTGGATTTGGTTCCGTCCCAGGCTACTCGCGTGAAGCTTTCCTTGATGGTTGTTACCTGCCTTATAAAAATAATAGCAATTTCATGGCTTGGATTCAGCAAGAATCGACATTCTGGCGTAGAAGCTTATGGGATAGATCGGGTGGATTAATTAATAGCAATTTGAAACTTGCCGGTGATTTTGATCTGTGGTCTCGATTCTATCTCCATGCTGATTTGTGTGCCACTCCTTCTCCACTGGGAGGATTCAGACATCAACATACTCAGAGAAGTAGGGACATAAACAAATATATTGAGGAGTCTTTATTTTCATTGTTGATTGCGCGCGAATCTGTAAATTGGAAGCCTAATTTTTCACAAAGTAAATTACTATTAACAGCAAAAAGAGTTCCCAAATTAAAAACTTTAATTAAGTCCAAATGGGGCTATCAAGGAAAAAAAATTATTCGAAAAAAATCGGATTACCAAGATGGATATTGGGAAGTGGAAACATATCGTTTTTAA
- a CDS encoding Uma2 family endonuclease → MATVLDLQPIVSLTREQFYQLCQNNPDLILERDPLGKLIIMSPVGGESGAQEASLIFKVSLWNHQHQLGVVFSSSTIFSLPQGGDRSPDVAWVSLSRWEGLTPEEREKFPPICPDFVIELRSKSDRLKPLQSKMLEYLTSGLKLGWLINPQQKQVEIYRQNQPMEIINFPAKLYGEDVLSGFSLSLD, encoded by the coding sequence ATGGCTACCGTTTTAGATCTTCAGCCAATTGTTTCGTTGACTCGAGAGCAATTTTATCAGCTCTGTCAAAATAATCCTGACCTAATTTTGGAAAGAGATCCCCTAGGAAAACTCATTATCATGTCCCCAGTTGGCGGTGAAAGCGGTGCCCAAGAAGCGAGCCTGATTTTTAAAGTGTCTCTCTGGAATCATCAGCATCAACTTGGTGTTGTCTTTAGTTCTTCAACCATCTTTAGTTTGCCCCAAGGTGGCGATCGCTCCCCCGATGTTGCTTGGGTTTCATTATCAAGGTGGGAAGGACTAACCCCAGAAGAGCGAGAAAAATTTCCCCCGATTTGCCCTGACTTTGTCATTGAGCTGAGGTCAAAAAGCGATCGCCTAAAACCCTTGCAAAGCAAAATGCTAGAGTACTTGACGTCTGGTTTAAAACTAGGTTGGTTAATCAATCCCCAACAAAAGCAAGTGGAAATATATCGTCAAAATCAACCCATGGAAATAATCAATTTCCCCGCAAAATTATACGGAGAGGATGTTCTGTCTGGATTTAGCCTTTCTTTAGACTAG
- a CDS encoding glycosyltransferase family 2 protein, with amino-acid sequence MSQITKALTLNDLPAPPPGKVGWPWTEGSDPLPKKMPDGSDWPRISIVTPSYNQGQFIEETIRSVLLQGYPGLEYIVVDGDSADETVEIIKKYERALHFWISEPDQGQADALNKGFIHATGEICAYLNSDDWLLPDTLHKVARAFREQKCRWLASQVYVGESLESAQNWNPGNKNRFESFVAQQCFAQQGVFWRIDVLERPYFDTMWEYILDHDFFSRIFEKNNAPYILDELTAWFRLHPLSKTTLLDNILNDERKKLAQLVIQRSPSDVATRIKKECQRRYNVVQSNNLLDTYPHQFSEKIRALQKSLKLLVDDPYPWRDRIFWSATTRLILRLLS; translated from the coding sequence ATGTCTCAGATCACCAAAGCATTGACTCTCAATGATTTACCTGCACCTCCACCCGGTAAAGTTGGCTGGCCCTGGACAGAAGGAAGCGATCCCCTACCAAAGAAAATGCCTGATGGCTCAGACTGGCCCAGAATTAGTATTGTTACCCCCAGCTATAACCAAGGACAATTTATTGAGGAGACAATTCGATCAGTATTATTACAAGGCTATCCCGGTTTAGAGTACATAGTTGTTGATGGCGATAGTGCTGATGAAACAGTTGAGATAATCAAAAAATATGAAAGAGCTCTCCATTTTTGGATTAGCGAACCCGATCAAGGTCAAGCAGACGCTTTGAATAAAGGATTTATACATGCCACAGGAGAAATTTGTGCATATCTAAATAGTGATGATTGGTTATTGCCAGATACCCTGCATAAAGTTGCTCGAGCTTTTCGGGAGCAAAAATGCCGATGGTTAGCCTCTCAAGTTTATGTTGGCGAATCATTGGAGTCAGCACAAAATTGGAATCCTGGTAACAAGAACCGGTTTGAAAGTTTTGTTGCACAACAATGTTTTGCACAACAGGGTGTTTTTTGGCGAATTGATGTTTTAGAGCGTCCATATTTCGATACGATGTGGGAGTATATTCTCGATCACGACTTTTTTAGTCGTATTTTTGAGAAGAATAATGCTCCTTATATTCTGGATGAGTTAACTGCTTGGTTTCGTCTCCATCCTCTCTCTAAAACGACTCTTTTAGACAATATTCTCAACGATGAGCGTAAAAAACTCGCACAGTTAGTCATTCAGAGATCGCCTTCTGATGTTGCAACTCGAATTAAAAAAGAGTGTCAGCGACGCTATAATGTTGTTCAATCAAACAACTTGTTAGATACTTATCCGCATCAATTTTCCGAAAAAATACGTGCATTACAAAAATCTTTAAAACTCCTAGTAGATGATCCTTACCCTTGGCGTGACCGTATCTTTTGGTCAGCCACCACTCGACTGATACTGCGCCTTTTAAGTTAG
- a CDS encoding glycosyltransferase: MKIIHISRSFSYEVTGGTEIFVDSLAQAQSLSHDVLWVVHTINKEIPKNFTGFRNCYPLKPISAEGRLNKITTHVDNLDEFKQLLLSYQPDILHLHSLCDSCGLSHINISKSLGITVVVTIHAPGFTCMQGSLIYHKKEICDGVITEGRCTECRLVNGRLPYPIALLASAYDWPWLSTEAKGKVAHILTARQITAAFHRTWQEMVEKVDIFHVLCDWSREVLVRNGVADSKLHLIRTAGPTSLPPKQRQPMEDGILKCVFWGRFAAVKGLHLIIRAVQSLPKQIPIEISFYGPYQDDDYGQRIQKMIKGDGRFKLCGNFPKDELLPKLQNYDLALIPSTWLETGPLTVLEAFAAGLPVAGSDLGGIKELLTDKAGGYLLPIDWKAWASFFRNIIEQRLSLTPLSIEFRSFSKIANEIDVIYKMNKT, translated from the coding sequence ATGAAAATAATTCATATCAGTAGAAGTTTTTCTTATGAAGTCACTGGTGGCACAGAAATTTTTGTTGATTCCCTCGCCCAGGCTCAGTCATTAAGCCATGATGTTTTATGGGTTGTTCATACCATAAATAAAGAAATTCCCAAAAATTTTACAGGCTTCAGAAATTGTTATCCATTAAAGCCAATTTCTGCGGAGGGTAGACTAAACAAAATCACGACCCATGTTGATAATCTCGATGAATTTAAACAGCTTCTCCTCTCCTATCAGCCTGACATTCTCCACCTCCATTCCCTTTGTGATTCCTGTGGTCTATCCCATATCAATATTTCTAAATCCCTAGGTATTACAGTCGTGGTGACAATCCATGCTCCTGGTTTTACCTGCATGCAAGGTAGTTTGATCTACCACAAAAAAGAAATCTGCGATGGTGTTATTACAGAAGGTCGTTGTACTGAATGTCGCTTAGTTAATGGTCGTCTTCCCTATCCCATTGCTCTGTTAGCTTCAGCCTATGATTGGCCTTGGCTTTCCACTGAAGCAAAGGGAAAAGTTGCCCATATATTAACGGCCCGGCAAATCACTGCCGCTTTCCATCGCACTTGGCAAGAAATGGTCGAAAAGGTAGATATCTTTCATGTCCTTTGTGACTGGTCTAGAGAAGTTCTAGTTCGTAACGGTGTTGCAGACAGTAAATTACATTTAATTCGTACAGCCGGGCCAACTTCTTTACCTCCCAAACAACGCCAACCCATGGAAGATGGTATTTTGAAATGTGTCTTTTGGGGTCGTTTTGCTGCAGTTAAAGGTCTACATCTAATCATTAGGGCAGTACAATCTTTACCTAAGCAAATCCCCATTGAAATTTCTTTTTACGGCCCATACCAAGATGATGATTATGGACAGAGAATACAAAAAATGATCAAAGGTGATGGGCGCTTTAAACTATGTGGTAATTTTCCCAAAGATGAATTGTTACCTAAATTACAAAATTATGACTTAGCGTTGATTCCTTCCACTTGGTTAGAAACGGGGCCATTAACAGTTCTGGAAGCCTTTGCTGCTGGCCTACCTGTGGCAGGATCCGATTTAGGAGGAATTAAAGAACTATTAACCGACAAAGCTGGAGGCTATTTACTGCCGATAGATTGGAAAGCCTGGGCTTCTTTTTTTAGGAATATCATCGAACAACGCCTATCATTGACTCCTTTATCCATAGAGTTTCGTTCTTTTAGCAAAATCGCTAACGAAATTGATGTCATTTACAAAATGAACAAAACATGA
- a CDS encoding class I SAM-dependent methyltransferase, translating to MKKSNSKNTIKCPICNSDKTFIKQRNINENILRTTKNYTYIGCKNCNTSSLFPFPEISELQEHYQFIDNQSDKSYIISFLSNEINLSTVQYLESRQSPNKLASFWHNLNPEYPTLNMITGGKVLDLGSGSGSFCKLLKEKEIDFVGVEQSENSVKIASLAGIDLIQDDIFSVSQRFPNSSFDYITLNHVIEHIVNPIDFLHSIRSLLVSPTGQIILALPNLNSISRFVFRSLWHGWDPPIHVHHYNSKSIEFILDKAGYKIVSIYTNTKPDGFSRSLNKLLDAKYRFLLLRILIFPFLWFLNLFGLGDELIVIAKLKDD from the coding sequence ATGAAGAAAAGCAACTCCAAAAACACAATCAAATGCCCAATTTGTAATTCTGACAAAACATTTATAAAACAAAGAAATATCAACGAGAATATTCTAAGAACAACAAAAAATTATACTTACATTGGCTGTAAAAATTGCAATACTTCATCGCTTTTTCCTTTTCCAGAGATATCAGAATTACAAGAACACTATCAATTTATTGATAACCAATCGGATAAAAGTTATATCATATCATTCTTGTCAAATGAAATCAATTTGAGCACAGTCCAATATTTAGAGTCTCGCCAATCACCTAATAAACTAGCCAGTTTCTGGCACAATCTCAATCCTGAGTACCCTACGTTAAATATGATTACAGGGGGGAAAGTTCTTGATCTTGGGTCAGGATCTGGTAGTTTTTGTAAACTTTTAAAAGAAAAAGAAATTGATTTTGTTGGGGTAGAGCAGTCAGAAAACTCAGTCAAAATTGCAAGCTTAGCAGGAATTGATTTAATACAAGATGATATTTTTTCTGTCAGTCAAAGATTTCCTAATTCAAGTTTTGACTATATTACCCTTAATCACGTTATAGAACACATTGTGAATCCAATTGATTTCCTTCACAGTATCCGTTCTCTGTTAGTTTCTCCTACGGGACAAATTATTTTAGCTCTTCCTAATTTAAATTCTATCTCTAGATTTGTATTTAGATCTCTTTGGCATGGATGGGATCCCCCCATTCATGTTCATCATTACAACTCAAAATCAATCGAATTTATTCTTGACAAGGCTGGCTATAAAATAGTTTCAATTTATACTAACACTAAGCCTGATGGATTTTCTCGCTCCCTTAATAAGCTCTTGGATGCAAAGTATCGTTTTCTTTTACTTCGTATATTGATATTTCCCTTTTTGTGGTTTTTGAATTTGTTTGGACTTGGGGATGAATTGATAGTTATTGCTAAATTAAAAGATGATTGA
- a CDS encoding DUF29 family protein, translating to MLSIMPSLYDQDIVLWVEDTVAKLQPRDFENLDNA from the coding sequence ATGTTGTCCATAATGCCATCTCTCTATGACCAAGATATTGTCCTATGGGTAGAAGATACTGTTGCTAAACTCCAGCCCCGTGATTTTGAAAACTTGGATAATGCGTAA
- a CDS encoding glycosyltransferase, translating into MRLLIVLTSLCAEGTPILVLQLCEHWQKQGLEIHIVTLQPTPLDLAPEFSALGIPITNFSLGQGYGRYPRLLSQTYRHCLQFKPDAVLSMPLGWHAFIAWGAKVAGVKKVCAHVGNLPPVWTGAAFQKFKLQVQLGRPVTDRLLCCSEYIRQATVRDFKVSTAETATIYNACNLEKFKNLPRPDNLIPVIAMVARLEGHKDQPTLIKATAILKKEGIQILVRLIGEGSKRTELEQLIHSLDLTDQITLLGMRRDIPEQLSQMDLFIFAAKPDEGFGIALAEAMAAGVPIVATDVGACREVLQDGRCGLPVKAGDPQALADGIAQVLGDRQTAQEKAKLAKERALTDFGIATMADRYLAELSS; encoded by the coding sequence ATGCGCCTACTCATTGTTCTCACTAGCCTTTGTGCCGAGGGAACCCCCATTCTTGTTCTACAACTCTGTGAGCATTGGCAAAAACAGGGACTAGAAATTCACATTGTTACTCTGCAACCGACTCCCTTAGATTTAGCCCCCGAATTTTCTGCCCTCGGTATCCCCATCACCAATTTTTCCTTGGGGCAAGGCTATGGCCGCTATCCCCGTCTGCTCTCGCAAACCTACCGCCATTGTTTACAGTTCAAGCCCGATGCTGTCCTCTCCATGCCCCTCGGTTGGCACGCTTTCATTGCCTGGGGGGCCAAGGTAGCTGGAGTGAAAAAAGTCTGTGCCCATGTGGGTAATCTGCCCCCCGTGTGGACTGGTGCTGCCTTCCAGAAATTCAAACTCCAGGTGCAATTGGGCCGCCCCGTGACCGATCGCCTATTATGTTGTTCTGAATATATCCGCCAAGCCACGGTTAGGGATTTTAAAGTGAGCACGGCAGAAACGGCCACCATTTATAATGCCTGTAATCTCGAAAAATTCAAAAATCTACCTCGACCCGATAACCTAATACCCGTAATCGCTATGGTCGCCCGCTTGGAAGGCCACAAAGACCAACCCACTCTGATTAAGGCCACGGCTATTCTGAAAAAAGAAGGTATTCAGATTTTGGTTCGACTAATTGGAGAAGGCTCTAAACGCACTGAACTAGAACAGTTAATTCACTCCTTAGACTTAACAGATCAAATTACACTTCTAGGTATGCGGCGGGACATCCCCGAACAACTCAGCCAAATGGATCTGTTTATCTTTGCCGCCAAGCCCGATGAAGGCTTTGGTATTGCCCTCGCTGAAGCCATGGCCGCTGGGGTGCCCATCGTCGCCACCGATGTGGGAGCCTGTCGGGAAGTGTTGCAGGATGGCCGCTGTGGCTTACCGGTTAAAGCTGGTGATCCTCAAGCCCTGGCCGATGGCATTGCCCAAGTATTAGGCGATCGCCAAACAGCCCAGGAGAAAGCTAAGTTAGCGAAAGAACGGGCTTTAACTGATTTTGGCATTGCTACCATGGCAGACCGTTATCTGGCGGAGCTTTCCAGCTAG
- a CDS encoding DUF3782 domain-containing protein: METTADEVWALLRQLAESQRETDQLLQESKQETDRQIRELGKQIGGLGKKFGSFTEGLALPSMERLLQERFGMEIISPSVRVSKAGQHLEIDVLAYASGDINAAYVVEVKSHPREEFITQLKKLLQKFRTFFPEHKNKKLYGILAAVDWSPNLKELVLSEGLYVARIHDEVFELEIPPDFQPRLW, translated from the coding sequence ATGGAAACGACAGCAGATGAAGTTTGGGCCCTGTTAAGACAGTTGGCAGAATCCCAGCGAGAAACTGACCAACTTTTGCAAGAGAGCAAACAGGAAACCGATCGCCAGATTCGGGAATTAGGTAAACAAATTGGGGGACTGGGCAAAAAATTTGGCAGTTTTACCGAAGGATTGGCCCTACCTTCGATGGAGCGTCTACTCCAGGAACGCTTTGGCATGGAAATCATTAGTCCCAGTGTCAGGGTTAGTAAAGCAGGGCAACACCTAGAAATTGATGTGCTGGCCTACGCCAGTGGCGACATTAATGCGGCCTATGTGGTGGAGGTGAAAAGCCATCCCAGGGAAGAATTTATTACTCAGCTAAAAAAATTACTCCAAAAATTTCGGACCTTTTTCCCTGAACATAAAAATAAAAAACTTTATGGCATTTTAGCGGCGGTAGATTGGTCACCAAATCTTAAAGAATTAGTTCTATCCGAAGGTCTTTATGTGGCTCGCATCCACGATGAAGTGTTTGAACTAGAAATTCCTCCAGATTTTCAGCCCCGGCTTTGGTAG
- a CDS encoding Uma2 family endonuclease, with amino-acid sequence MIAISPVKQPLTLEEFLAEPETKPHSEYIDGTIEQKPMPQGEHSLIQTLLSSKINGFGQPGKVALALTELRCNIDGRSFVPDISVFTWNRIPKTEKGRIANRVDTYPDWIIEILSPEQSTNKVIKKIMFCLQAGTQLAWLIDPKDESVLIFKPQQFPEIKSDEDQLTALEQLSELNLSAEELFGWLSFSGD; translated from the coding sequence TTGATAGCTATCTCCCCAGTTAAACAGCCATTAACATTGGAAGAATTTTTGGCAGAGCCCGAAACAAAGCCCCACAGTGAATATATTGATGGCACAATTGAGCAAAAACCCATGCCCCAGGGAGAACATAGCCTTATTCAAACTCTCTTATCTAGTAAGATCAATGGGTTTGGGCAACCCGGCAAAGTTGCTTTGGCATTGACTGAGCTAAGATGCAATATCGATGGTCGCTCTTTTGTGCCGGATATTAGTGTTTTTACCTGGAATCGTATTCCCAAGACTGAAAAAGGTAGAATTGCCAATCGTGTTGATACCTATCCCGATTGGATAATTGAAATTTTGTCCCCGGAGCAATCTACTAATAAGGTAATTAAAAAGATTATGTTCTGTTTACAGGCAGGCACCCAGTTAGCTTGGTTGATTGATCCAAAAGATGAATCGGTGCTTATTTTTAAACCCCAGCAGTTTCCAGAAATTAAGTCTGATGAAGATCAGCTAACGGCTCTGGAGCAGTTATCAGAATTAAATTTGTCGGCTGAGGAGTTGTTTGGCTGGCTTAGTTTCAGTGGAGATTGA
- a CDS encoding DUF29 domain-containing protein, whose protein sequence is MTKSNQSLYDQDFYTWTEKQAQALLQHQVELLDWEHLAEELSDFGNRHYDQLSSRLAVLIGHLLKWKYQPEQQGSSWRATIREQRRKLDRLLQKNPGLKGRWQEAWEEAWLDGRDLAIRETGLDESIFPECPCFSSEQVQDDSFWP, encoded by the coding sequence ATGACGAAAAGCAATCAATCCCTGTATGACCAAGATTTTTACACCTGGACAGAAAAACAGGCCCAAGCCTTACTCCAGCATCAGGTGGAACTTTTGGACTGGGAGCATTTGGCAGAGGAGCTATCGGATTTTGGAAATCGCCACTACGACCAATTAAGTTCCCGTCTGGCAGTTCTAATTGGTCATTTGTTGAAATGGAAGTATCAACCAGAACAACAAGGTAGTTCTTGGCGGGCCACGATCCGAGAACAACGTCGTAAGCTTGACCGTCTTCTGCAGAAAAATCCGGGTCTCAAAGGCCGTTGGCAGGAAGCTTGGGAGGAGGCGTGGTTAGATGGCCGAGATTTGGCAATCCGGGAAACAGGGCTGGATGAATCTATATTTCCAGAGTGCCCTTGTTTTAGCTCTGAACAGGTTCAAGATGATAGCTTCTGGCCCTAA
- a CDS encoding FkbM family methyltransferase, which translates to MLTIPRQIFQQKISLQQKLNLFWKWLNMRWNQALQGHAQVAKDGISFDVRKNHYQLIQYIFSGKDNLIPLLSKLVDDKGLFIDIGANIGMISLGVASASNCTVIACEPVKSTFSRLCKNLSLNTNLKIFPFNCALSQSLDLMSITNLDSSGVNQLINTEKPNLQACLSLTLDSLSQIFTTLRVSTIVIKIDVERHEVNVLQGGVGIVLQLERPIAVCFEYFSPENLDEIHQFLTRFNFLPISVDSQGKIILSECKAIDSSNALYGNSHLLKS; encoded by the coding sequence ATGCTGACTATTCCTCGTCAAATTTTCCAGCAAAAAATTAGCCTTCAACAAAAGTTAAATCTATTCTGGAAGTGGCTAAATATGCGTTGGAATCAAGCTTTGCAGGGGCATGCTCAAGTTGCCAAAGACGGCATAAGCTTTGATGTCAGGAAAAATCACTATCAACTCATTCAATATATTTTCAGTGGCAAAGATAACTTGATTCCATTGTTATCCAAATTGGTTGACGACAAAGGTTTATTCATTGATATTGGCGCTAATATCGGCATGATTTCGTTGGGCGTAGCTTCGGCTAGTAATTGTACTGTTATTGCCTGCGAACCCGTCAAAAGTACATTCTCTCGATTGTGCAAAAATCTTAGCCTGAATACTAACCTTAAAATTTTCCCCTTCAATTGTGCTCTGAGCCAGAGTCTTGACTTAATGAGCATCACCAATTTAGACTCCAGTGGGGTTAATCAGCTTATTAATACAGAGAAACCAAATTTACAAGCCTGTTTGAGCCTTACCCTAGATTCCTTGTCACAGATTTTTACAACCTTAAGAGTTAGCACCATAGTCATCAAAATTGATGTTGAGCGCCACGAAGTAAATGTACTACAGGGGGGGGTGGGAATAGTTCTCCAGCTTGAGCGTCCGATCGCCGTTTGTTTTGAGTACTTTTCGCCAGAAAATTTAGATGAAATCCACCAATTTTTGACCAGGTTTAACTTTCTGCCAATATCAGTTGACAGCCAAGGAAAAATCATATTATCTGAGTGCAAGGCAATTGATTCATCTAATGCGCTATACGGTAATTCTCATTTATTAAAGTCATAA
- a CDS encoding FkbM family methyltransferase: MKIVDYLNVTRNILVHPSNRSNPPGALLRACSQYYKCIIKQKEISIPAFGHKLYLDPKADFTRSYIYYTAQKDYHMMNFVKRYLRPGDNFIDVGANIGVYSLLAASLIGDQGKVYAFEAVPITFSRLQKNITQNNLSAVIQSWNLAVADKPSTLEFTVSQDATNHVLGLNNKTTKRANNQTLNTVIVQAQRLDDILSCKQDYAMAKIDVEGYELYALKGAENLIQQKKLPVLMLEINNSFKRYGYSQDDIHSLLKAFGYESATYNAESNTLTFTHDVWDDVLFVSSEHKQNIQKRTKCHIEQKY, translated from the coding sequence ATGAAAATTGTAGACTACCTTAATGTAACCAGAAATATACTCGTTCATCCATCAAATCGTTCGAATCCACCAGGAGCTTTGCTGAGAGCTTGTAGCCAATACTATAAATGCATAATTAAGCAGAAAGAAATCAGCATTCCTGCTTTTGGGCACAAGCTATATCTTGATCCCAAAGCTGATTTTACACGCTCCTATATCTACTATACTGCCCAAAAAGATTATCACATGATGAACTTTGTTAAAAGATATTTAAGGCCGGGAGATAACTTTATAGACGTGGGTGCAAATATTGGTGTTTATAGCCTGCTAGCGGCATCACTAATAGGGGATCAAGGGAAAGTTTATGCGTTTGAAGCAGTACCAATAACTTTTTCAAGGCTTCAAAAAAATATAACGCAAAATAATCTTTCTGCTGTTATCCAATCTTGGAATCTGGCTGTAGCCGATAAACCATCAACATTGGAATTCACCGTATCACAAGATGCGACCAATCATGTATTAGGATTAAACAACAAAACGACTAAACGAGCAAACAACCAAACCTTAAATACAGTAATAGTTCAAGCACAACGTTTAGATGATATTTTGTCCTGTAAACAGGATTATGCAATGGCTAAAATTGATGTCGAGGGTTATGAACTTTACGCTCTAAAAGGGGCAGAAAATTTAATTCAACAAAAAAAATTGCCTGTTTTGATGTTAGAGATCAACAATTCATTTAAAAGATATGGCTATTCACAAGATGATATTCACAGTTTGCTCAAAGCTTTTGGCTACGAGTCTGCAACCTACAATGCCGAATCTAATACTCTAACTTTCACCCATGACGTGTGGGACGATGTTTTATTTGTTAGTTCCGAGCACAAGCAAAATATACAAAAACGAACAAAATGCCATATTGAGCAAAAATACTAA
- a CDS encoding DUF4351 domain-containing protein, whose protein sequence is MAKKADIGGKRLISLSPESWAHWITGDTSIQFQEILNSELQWIERESDILLKVSSPEWGDFILLNELQLRYDARMPRRMRAYSALVEEKYGLPVYPVLINILSPRETVKIPHRYETEIMGLTAHQDYRVINLWEIEAEVVFQQNLSSLLPFMPILKGGNSERNLRQALLSLRTDPVLTDLEPLLSFFASFVLDIPLVQQIMRWDMTVLRESPWYNEILKEGLERGNELDLQQGRQEGEANVLICLLKRQLGELTASQEQRVKRLSIARLEDLGEVLLDFTAPADLEQFLADLEG, encoded by the coding sequence ATGGCTAAAAAAGCAGACATTGGCGGAAAACGACTAATTAGCCTCAGTCCAGAGTCATGGGCCCACTGGATCACAGGAGACACCAGCATCCAGTTCCAAGAAATACTCAACAGCGAATTGCAGTGGATTGAAAGGGAGAGCGATATCCTCCTCAAAGTCTCTAGTCCTGAATGGGGCGATTTTATTCTGCTCAACGAACTACAACTGCGGTACGATGCGCGAATGCCTCGGCGCATGCGTGCCTATTCTGCCCTAGTGGAGGAGAAGTATGGACTACCTGTCTATCCAGTTTTAATCAACATTCTTTCTCCTAGGGAAACAGTGAAGATTCCCCACCGCTATGAGACTGAGATTATGGGCCTCACAGCCCACCAGGATTATCGGGTGATCAATCTCTGGGAAATTGAAGCGGAGGTTGTTTTTCAGCAAAATTTGTCGTCTTTACTGCCGTTTATGCCCATTTTGAAGGGAGGCAATAGTGAGCGCAATTTGCGTCAGGCTTTGCTGAGTCTGCGTACTGACCCAGTTTTGACGGACCTAGAGCCGTTGCTATCTTTTTTTGCTAGCTTTGTATTGGATATTCCCCTAGTGCAACAAATAATGAGGTGGGACATGACTGTATTACGCGAATCCCCTTGGTACAACGAAATTCTCAAAGAAGGTTTGGAGCGGGGCAATGAGCTGGATCTGCAACAGGGTCGCCAGGAAGGAGAGGCAAATGTACTTATTTGTCTGCTCAAGCGTCAACTAGGGGAATTGACCGCCAGTCAAGAACAACGGGTGAAAAGGTTATCAATCGCCCGATTAGAGGACTTGGGTGAAGTCTTATTGGATTTTACGGCGCCAGCGGATCTCGAACAGTTTCTCGCTGATTTGGAAGGCTAA